The DNA window TTCTAGAAATATCTGTGGGTAGATCCCAGAGCACAGTTTTGTCATCTTTCCGTGACTTGAGGGCTTTGTATACGTTTGGACAATCCCTAATCCAGTGACGCCCCATCTCGTTACCATAGTGGGAATCGGGCAGGTTTCTCCCCTCTTGGGGAATTTGTACAAGTATCTCCTCCCTGTTGTTGCAGTGATTCCTATCACCATATTCTGGGTAACCCCTGACCACAGACCCTGCTTGGGGGGGAAACTGTTCTAGTCCTTGTGGGCGCATTGCTCTCGCTGATGGACTGACCCTATAGTATATATCCCCTATATATCCATACAAGCTGAAGAGCCCCATTGTTTGATGAGACGTTTTTCTTTCCAGTATACAGGGAACACAACAAGCGGCTTCTATGAACGTCTTCTCGCCTCTTCTTGGGCAGGGAAATCCCTGATTAAgtcacttggaatttttttttttactgatggaATCCACCTCCGATGTAAAGGAGTTCTCTACTGTGGACAATCCCTACTTGGGATATGACAAAAAGATGAACACAGTGGGTTCCCCTGTTGGGACCCCCATGATCACCTGTAACTTCGTGGCGTctattcagtttccctgcagcgcctccacaggtgAGATGTTGCATTACACAGTGCACGTTCCAATCAGTGGGGTGTTTGGAGGACTTGTcctgtcctcagtatacagagaCCCTCTGACCAACAGATGAGGGTCCTGAACAGGGGACTTACATCTCGTTACATGGAAATAGGGTTTTCTAATCGAGACGATCCGTTTGAAGCTAAAATGATAAGATCTCATGTAACACAGAATTTTATGGTTTTTATTATGATgagattttttgcatttttcaagggGTCCAACAATCCAACAGAGACTGAACACAGCAGCCCCTGTACTGTATACCGAGCGCAGCACCATCACTATCGGGGATCAGTCGCTCCAGGCCCCCTAAATGGTACAGAGGAAAGaggggccctattacagattttgcactggggcccaggagctttgcgCTTCGTCTCTGGGGGGCGCTGCAGGTTTCCATTGAGTAATGTGTCGCTATAACCTGAATGTCACATTTTATGATATAATGTTGTGGATTACGGTAGAAAACACTGGGTGCTGACTAAGACTGAATGTGACCTTGGTGGAGACTGTTGTGACTACTGAAGATATTAGACCCTTCTTCACCGAGTTTTCCTTTTAACCTCTTACCTACCAGATGTTCCTGTCATATTGGCTGTATACAGCAGATTGCTTTCTCCTTATATCTGACAGCGTGCCATTATGGGATGTACGGCTGACAGTGACCATATATCATGGAGGTAGCAAAGTAAATAACTATACAGTAAAGCATGGTGTACATGGCCGACATATGGATTCATAGTGTATGGATGTGTAATGGGGCTCCTTTAGGCTGCAGCCCATATCTCTCCAATTTAATACAGAGACACAATGGGGAGATTTATGGAGACCATTGTTTTCCTGTCTCCTGATGTCATAGTTTACATGTGATGTCTGCGGACACGCCACCGGGCCATATACCTGCACTGCAGTCTATACGGGCTCATACCCAgcatagatttcaggcatcattcaagcctgttttctggcataaatggtaATAAATCTGCTGCAGTCAATGTTCCCCTGCCCGGCATGCACTCACATTGCGTCTTTTCAGAAAGTGGCATGTGTGGTATAAGAATGCCAGTTGCAGCATTTTGCATCGCagaggtttgcaactttttatgccagAATATTGGCGTGGAATAATAACACATTGCACCTTGAGATTTTTTAATCTTATGTTTCTCTATACCACTAGCTGCCATATTAGACAGGGTATTATTGCTCTTAGGGGAGAATACGGAGGCGCCCAGGCTTCACACTGGTCTGTAAGGACTTCTCCCCTGCACAACACTTATCACATATCCACAGAGTAGGGGGAgtccatgccccccccccccattataatgGAGTGATGGTTACACACGtgtgctgccatacagtgctatagAGCTCCCTGACAGAGCCAAGTACAGAGCTCAGTTATGTCCTTCAGTCCCATTGAGTTGACTGGAGAGGCCACATGCAAACGCAACCACCCCATTCAATAGGGAGACCCAGAGCTCCTGTTCTCATCATTGGTGGTCCCTGCAGGCAGACCCTATAGATGGGTAGTAAGTGTTATTTGTGGAAAAATCCATTCAACAAAGGCGTTATTCATAGTCTGGCACTAGTTTTACCCTTCATGGGTGCAACTACCAGGGTAACAGACACAGCAGATAAGGAGGCCCATCAGCTATGAGGTCCGTAGGGTGGAGATGCTGCAGGACATTATTGCACCTACCACTAGGGGCCTGGACTCCGTAGGTTCTGTAGAAGACAACCCTATTTAGACGAGTCTTTGGAGCCCATTATTGTACTTACCACTAGTGGCCTGGGCTCCATAGGTTCTGTAGAAGACAACCCTATTTAGTTGAGTCTTTGGAGCCCATTACTGCACTTACCACTAGTGGTCTGGACTCCATAGGTTCTGTAGAAGACAACCCTATTTAGTTGAGTCTTTGGAGCCCATTACTGCACTTACCACTAGTGGTCTGGACTCCATAGGTTCTGTAGAAGACAACCCTATTTAGTTGAGTCTTTGGAGCCCATTATTGTACTTACCACTAGTGGCCTGGGCTCCATAGGTTCTGTAGAAGACAACCCTATTTAGTTGAGTCTTTGGAGCCCATTATTGTACTTACCACTAGTGGCCTGGGCTCCATAGGTTCTGTAGAAGACAACCCTATTTAGATGAGTCTTTGGAGCCCATTATTGTACTTACCACTAATGATATGTAACTTGCAAAATGTTTAAGTGTTTTTGACTTTGAGGAACGTTCAGAGCTGCTAAACCAATAAGGAGCATAAACACATGTCTATTTGCTGGGTTCAGTCTCCACATATGAGTCTCTTTGTGCAGCAGATGTCATTGCATTGTGAATACGAGAACCATCGCTGCAGTTAATCTTTTCCAAACCTCTCTGGGGACAGACAAGTGAAGTGTCAGGATCACTGCGAAAGCTTTGGCTACAAGAGGAGTATCTCCTGCTCCTTAGAATAGAGCGCATTCCCATTCCCACGACACAAGTATGATTTCATGATTATCAGGTTAACTCTTTCTCTACAAACACCAGGTAAAACCTAGACTCGATCGGGCACCGAAGGCGTTTTTGAACAGATGGTTCAGGAGGGGGTACCATGTGTCCTTAGGGAGACATCTCCTTTGTCCGGCCACTGTGTAGAGTCTTACAGACAACACATGGTCTattaggaattctgggaaaaagAATATAGATAAattctccttgatggaaaaaggaaaactcactctagcACCGCCTTTTGTAAGGTCACTACCTATAAATCAATGCCTGGTTACATTAATTTGGATTAAAGCTAAACCAGATAATCTTCTCCAAAAGGAAGAGCCCCAACTATAGAAAGCAGTTTCAGAGTCGTTGTCATCATCTGTGTGAAGCAGAGTACAGGTTTGGCTAGGTGAGAGATCGCGGATGTGATACAGAAGGAGCGGCCCTAAGGCTGTCACCTACCCATACAAATACAGTTGTTTGTAGATGGGGCTCTCTGCCTTTCAGAGGAAAATTTCTGGTGTGGCGATAATTCCAGACAGTGTCTTTATACTTCTTAGAAAATGAAGCATTGATCCATATGGAGCTATCTTCCAAAAGGTGGGGCTAGAGCAAGTTTTACTCTTTCCATCATGGAGAAGGTATTTGCAGACTCCTTCTACAGGTCGTTGTGATTTCATACAACTTATCCTTCATCTGAAAATGATTTTTCACTTTTTGACCTTTccactttttttatatttataatctGCAAAAATTTCAAGTAAACCAACAAAACAATTGCAAAATGACTTGTAGAATGAGCAGATGACTGTAGACTCCGGCCTTGTGGTAGACCGCTTACTATTGTTGTTTATATCACATATCACTTGTTTTTTCAGTTGTAGAATAAAGAAGCTCAAAACTGAGAAGATTGAAACCACATGGTCAGATCTAGACAAGTCACTGCAACCATAATTCTCAACCAATCTACCCAAACACATAAGATCTCCTGACCCCCTTATACACATCGTCTtgtgattattatattaatcccatggttctgtacattattagattaattccatggtgcagcacagtttaaggtggactggaggaggacAAGAATATTTGCCAGGAGGCCATGGAGAGTAGGTTCGGTACCTCTACATCTAATATATATTACCAGCCTTTGTGCCATACTAGGTGTCTATCATGTTCTCTGAGATCTTCTGTACGGCTACAGCCATGGCCATTCTTTCTGTTGACCAATAAATACAATATGGCTTCCATCCACTTAATCTTGCAGAATTTTACCAAATCTGGTCGTTCCGATCACAGAAGACAATTGCACCTTGCCCGTGGTCTCACCTTCTCGTTCTTCTGCCTTTTGTCTTTCAGATATATGTTGGCTAAACCGGGAAAGCGAAAGTTTGACGAGCATGAAGATGGGCTGGAAGGCAAAGTGGTGTCTCCAACAGACGGGCCATCGAAAGTATCGTACACTCTACAGCGCCAGACTATCTTCAACATTTCCCTTATGAAACTCTACAACCACAGGCCACTGACGGAGCCAAGCTTGCAGAAAACAGTTTTAATTAATAACATGTTGAGACGGATTCAGGAGGAGCTAAAACAAGAAGGCAGCTTGAAGCCCGTGTTTATTAGCACGTCCCAGTCTTCGGATCCTCTCGGTGACTCGTACCAGGAGGCTCAGCCTGCGTTCAGCCATCTCAACTCCCAGCCTTTGCAACCCACTGACTTACTAAGCACTACACCACTAGAGTCTTGCCTCACTCCTGCCTCTCTGCTTGAGGAGGACACGTATTGCACTTCCCAAACAGTCCAGCAGAACCTTTCGAGCAGCAGATTACCACCACCGCCTCCACCTCCTCTCGTCCAGCCAGTAAAGGACAGTTTCTCCTCCGCATTGGATGAAATCGAGGAGCTGTGTCCATCGTCTACCTCCATAGAGGCAGCTGCAGAAGCAGCCGAGCATCTAAAAGATGAACCTGTTGCAGCAGGAACCCTTAAGCCTGAGGGAACACAAGAGAATAGAACAAGCGAGCCAAAACTAATGGATTCTCTTCCAGGGAATTTCGAATTAACAACCTCCACCGGCTTTCTTACAGACCTAACTTTAGACGATATCCTTTTTTCTGACATTGACACGTCCATGTACGATTTTGACCCTTGCACATCCAATACCGGAGCAGCCTCTAAAATGGCGCCTGATGAACTCCTCAAAACTTTGTCTCCTTATAGCAACCAACCGGTCACCCCAAATCAGCCTTTCAAGATGGACCTTACAGAACTAGATCATATCATGGAGGTTTTGGTTGGTTCCTAAGACAACTCTGCAAACTCCTCGACTCCTTACCCCAAGATTCACAGCACTGTGCATGCATTTTGCCTTTTTTTGGAATACAAAAAAGGATCCAGTTTAGATATTGCATTACGCTGTATTGGAGTGCCTTCTGTAGGACCCCCGTGGAGAGACTTTATAAGTCCGTCTCCAGGGATGGTCCTACCACAGTCCACTGAAGATTTCATACAAACTATGAAGTGACGACTTAAACATCACGTTGAGTTGTCCGTGTATAAGCACAAGAGTTACGTTGGGGAACGCTGTAAATTGCATGTGCATAACTCTCTATTTTTTCAATAAGGTTTATTGCAAGAGTTAAATTTTATTATTTAGGTaatcagaaccccccccccccttttttttttttttggcattttagGTTGGGAGGAAAAATTGGAGGCATTAATTACTGCTTTTTCAGTAAGAATTGCATATACAGTCCCCGGCTGCTTAGATCCCCTCtgcccaaatgtttttttttatatttttgtacagattctgtcatttattatattgtttttttagaaaaggaaaaaaaaaaaaagagaaaaaaaatgtgcggAGACAAGTCATGTTTCACGCGACAAAGTCATTTTTAATAGGATTTGCGTATATGAGTTCCCTTCCTGAATGAGATGTCCAATGTTGGTCCCGACCTTTATCTCTGGGTTCTGCAGTCTCTGGCCCGAGCTGTATCGTAAAGGCGATGGGGTAACGGCCCGGTGAGGTGCAAAAATGTCAACGAATTGGCAAATATTCTGCTCACCCTGCAGAAAGTATTATCTCCTAACCTACCTGTGCGCTTACATTTGGGTCACAGGCCTTGACGTAATCTCTAATTCTCTCCACGTGGTCCCTGACGATTTCTAGAGTATCGAACTTGCATGGATAGTTAGAATGCGGCTCCTTAAAACGAACAAAAAGTTAAAGTTTTCACTCGTCTATACTACAAGGATTACGGCTGCGTGGCGTTATTGTCACCAATACAGTTTCATGGAAATCTACTAGTAAACAATGACAAATCTTCATCATTATCTATACTAATACATAATACAATGTGGTTCTGTTATTAAGAGGGTTCTCCACTTTGGACAGCCCCTGGACAAGTCaatcaaaaagtataaaaagtattcCACTGCAGTCATTAGCTGTAATCTGTGCAAGGGAATGTTCAGCTTCCCTATAGCACCCCCGCAGGGCAAGTGaagcattacacattgtccatgcAAATCAATGGCTTTCCTGTATAATGTAGGTTACAGCAGGTCCTCCAAAGTCATAGACACTATTTGTACCTACCGTCCATCCCCTTTCATACTAAGTGTAGGTATGTGGATTAGATAGACCACTGGACAAAGGTTAGTAGAAGACTTTAGTGCCCGGCTTCAACTGTTGTCACAGCCCATTTTCTGCCATCACATCTTCAACAAATGCCTCAGACAATAGATGATCTACCAGGTCATAAAGTCCCGTTCCATAGTCCTCAATAGACATCACGAGACACTACTTGCCTTGATCTTGAATGGTCCAATAACAATGATATTGGGTAAATGCAGCCATGTCCTCGATGTGTTCCGCACATTTTCTACCGATGAGACATTTGCCAGACTTGTGCCTTTCCATCCATGTCCAACGTGTACAAATATGTCACCAGGGACACAACCCAAGTTACCAGACAAATAGGACCAAAACCCATCTGTAGTTCTGAGAGGGGGTATATCCTATTTACTGGTAAAGGAACACGACCAAGTGCGGTTCCTCATTGTTGGCGGCTTAGAAGGCGCCTTCATGGAACAAACATGGCTTATGACTAATGCTGGCCATAGACTGAGAATTGGTTGTGTCCATGGTCAATGGAAAGTCGCCCCCATTGCCTGTGATCTGGAATCCAGAATCAGACCAAGGTGTCTAATCCCGTCTGGTCAGTTGTTGTTACTCTTTAGAACCTCATGACTATTCCATAGAGAGATCCAGAGAGTCCTCAAAGCAATGGTTCCTGGGGAGAGAACACAACATGGTTGTCTCCAAATGCCCATCTAGCCAACCAGTATGGGCATGTATATGGTGGACTTTGGGCAGGTAGTTGTCTTCTGACGTCGAGGCCAGCCTCAGTGTGTTTAGATTCTCCTTTTCTCATATAGTAAATCCTCCCATATAGTTGATTACTATATGGACAATggctgtcctgtctcctccttcaTCATATATATTTGCCAAGCCTGTAAAACCGTATCGTAAAAGGGCCAAGATCAAATGTGGATGTGTTGGAGCGTTCCTAGGGGATTGGTTTAAGTGTCCCGAATATGATAACCCCAAATTTTCTTCAGTTTTGTGTTAATACCTGCTCCTGAATGGTTCTGTGACTACACAATTACGCAAAGGGCATTGTGCTTAGACCACttcaaaatgtacattgtaaaatGATCTATTCCATACCGAGAGATGGCCATGGCAGAGGTCACTGAGGTCCTCCATGTCCGAGATGTAACCAGTTCTGGAATATGGGAAAGATATTATATGTGTCAAAGTTGGAGCTGCCCATTTTGGGGTGACCTTCTCTCCAGAGGAGTCTGGTTCTCAACCTCGGCCATGGAGAACCCATAGAATGCCAATTCTTCCATAGACAAATCTAGCGAGATGTTTTTTCATGAAACTTTTTTGAGTCTTCTGTTCAGTTCTAATTTGCATATAAACACCTCCCAGCTACCTCATAAGAACCATTGCTGACCCCCCTGTTTTTTAGGGAAGCCCTTCTCAAGTTGGTTTTCGTTTCAGTGCTGACTTTGGCTCTTTCACACTTTTTGTAGGGGATAATCGGATGAGTTTTAGCAGGTTACATTCTTCTCCTTGAATTCGGTGTCGACATtgaaacaaaaattttaaaaacatgTGATGTATGTTGTATTCTGGCAAACCTTAAAAGGCCACTTTCCATATGTAAGAGATATTGCGCTTCTGTGACCCGGAATCACCCAGAATTGGGTTTTGTATGCAATTTTTATACAGTTAATCCTCCTTATTCACACAATGGGCAAACGCGATCAAAAACTTTCTTATGGTTTCCATACTAAAGGGAATGGCGGCACATCTGAGCAGGAACACGCTGTAAGAACCCTCCGGAGATTGGTGGTCAAATGAAAAAAACGAAATCCCACTTGTTGCTTTGTGTTACCTTTGTGTTGTCACCTCTCCGACACTCTATTACCGTTACAGAACCGGCCTTGCCTTCATTCGGGTCACATTGCTTGTAGGTGAGAAGTGGTCGGGTCGTCCATATTTACCGGGTTTGTGACATCATCACTTGTCTTTGCTGTTTCGATACTTTTCTATCCGTTTGTTGTATATTTGTTCACTtttatctgatactttgtgtaaaaaaaaaatttcttgggTTTCTTTAATTTATCTTTCCTATTTAATTTTGAAAACTGTCTTTTATGTTTTGAGGTGGAGGCAAGtcatttggcagccatcttgaacGGGTCATCTACTTACTATAAGGTCTTAAGGTGGCTTTCGCTCTTTGGGCCGCCGGCGCTCTCTCCCAACGCCCTCATACGCACTTGGTTTACAATGAGGAGAAGGAAGGAAGCCGCTGCGAGACTCCTCCACCAGCGACTTATCTGCCTTGAGAAAAGAAGGATTGGGCACGTCGAAGGCGAACATGCCCCATCCTTCTTGTCTTCTCCATTTGGCAATGGGAGAGGGTTGCGACACCTCCATACACATGACTTGGGTGTTTGGAGGATCTTATAATGTGTACGGCCCGGCCGCCTTTAGAGTCTTGTATCAGAAACAAATGCAATGTTCAACCTATCGTGACTTCGAAGAGTGTTTCCGATTAAGGAAAGCAAACAAGGTCTCCCGCCTTTCTCCAGACTCTGCAGTATTTCTTTGCTTTCTGTACGGTACTTGTAGCTGTTTACTACAGATCGCaacctactattataaatgtattgCTTCTTTAGAAATTACttttatattaatttatttaaGAAATTTTAAATTATGTTTTCTATCCACTCGAGGACTCTGCTCACTTCTTGCCGTTGGCTTTGTCACTTTAAGGCACCACACTGACAACTTGTACAAaggagatgggggaggggagtCTAGGATTGTGGAAGGCTCCTAGTAACGTTCGCTTCAtccttatagatagatagatatatatacagtaatgtgaatTTACTCTTCGCAACAAAACCTCGAGATTTCTTCTAACTTTATTTATTTGTCGCATTGTAGGATGGAATTCTAGAAGGGACTTATAATAAGTTATAAAACATGTTTACACCCTGCGGGAATATGTAACTGTATCCTGAAGAGGAGAGGGTtaatagtatagaatagaactCACTTTGTATCTTTTTCCTACTGAGTTCCGGGAAGGTAGCCATTTTGAATTGGTGAGATTAAATTttaatagtgattttttttaatatatattttttaatattcatAAAACGGAAATCGTCTAACTTATAATATTTATTGTTTTCTAAATTATCTCCAGAAGAAAATATTCCATGGTCATAAACTGGACGGAGGTCAGTAGAGTTGACAAGAAGCGTCAGAGCCACTTATACTATTGTATGAGAACATCTCTATACCTTATTGTATCTTCTGGATGGGTCCCGCTACAAGGGGGGGGAGACGGACCACTAAGTGCAGAGCGGCAGCCACAACGGGGGCGGAATACACTgcgctcctgagctccctctagtggccgcCGGCAGCTggcgaaaaataaaaaatacaaaaataaatccaaaaTGGCTACTCTTCTGATTCTTggcaaatttaaaattttttattaatgtatttgattAACTTTTTTTATTGAATTAGATTTATTGTTTAGCCGATCTATTATAGTGAATCCCGACCTTTC is part of the Leptodactylus fuscus isolate aLepFus1 chromosome 3, aLepFus1.hap2, whole genome shotgun sequence genome and encodes:
- the SERTAD2 gene encoding SERTA domain-containing protein 2 encodes the protein MLAKPGKRKFDEHEDGLEGKVVSPTDGPSKVSYTLQRQTIFNISLMKLYNHRPLTEPSLQKTVLINNMLRRIQEELKQEGSLKPVFISTSQSSDPLGDSYQEAQPAFSHLNSQPLQPTDLLSTTPLESCLTPASLLEEDTYCTSQTVQQNLSSSRLPPPPPPPLVQPVKDSFSSALDEIEELCPSSTSIEAAAEAAEHLKDEPVAAGTLKPEGTQENRTSEPKLMDSLPGNFELTTSTGFLTDLTLDDILFSDIDTSMYDFDPCTSNTGAASKMAPDELLKTLSPYSNQPVTPNQPFKMDLTELDHIMEVLVGS